The following is a genomic window from Sporosarcina jeotgali.
TTGTAAAATTTTAGAATTGGAAATCTTCATCAGTGCGAAGATGATCCCAAGAACGGTTCCTATTACGACTGCAATTGCTGTAATTTCTATGGTCAATAGACCTGCTTCTAAAAATCCTTTATAGGTCTGGATGAATACGTCGTAAAAAGTTTTAAAGATTTCAGGCACCGGCACACCAACTTTCCATTAAATAGGTGGGAAGTTCACTCATTCTAATAACTCGACACCTTCCAAATCAATGTCAAGAAGGTCGCGGCCAAACCACTTCTCTGAAATCTCTTTGTACGTTCCATCGTCAATCAGTTCTTGGAGTGCCTTATCCAGCGCTTTTGTCAATTCGGGATTGTCTTTGTTCACGGCAATCGAAGGTTGTTCCACCCACATCGGTTTTCCAACTTCTTTTACTTCAAACCCATTATCAATTGCTTCAAATCCAACGATATCTGCTGTGATGACCGCATCCAAACGACCCTTCACCGTTAAATCTTTGAGTGCTACTACGTCACTGCTGTAGTACTGGATGTTATCGGAAAGTTCTTTTGCAGGTGCTTCATATGTGGATTGTGCAACAACACCTATTTTTTTCCCTTTCAGATCGTCTGGTCCTTTGACTTCGTCATTGTCCTTAGCGACAAAAATCATTCCGCCAGAATAGTAGTAAGGCTCTGTGAAATCTGCTTGTTTTGCACGTTCTTTCGTATATGCCATGGATCCGATAATTGCATCAAACTTTTTGCCGACCAGCCCTTGCAAGATGGTTTCGAACGGGTTTGTTACTGGGTTTGGCTCGAGATCCATTTTTTCAGCTAACGCTTTGCCAATTTCAATATCGAAACCTGTCAGCTCTCCGTCTTCTTCAAAACTGAATGGTTTATATACACCGCTTGCTGCGTATGTGAATTTCCCTTTTTTAACTAAATCGTACCCGGAATCCCCAGTTTCCCCGGCACTGCCTGATGACTTTTCATCATCCTTACCGCATGCTGCCAACAGTAATACTGATGCAGCAAGCATCAACAACATCATCTTCAATTTTCCCATTCTATAAAACTCCCCTTTTGTGTTAGCCGATTGGCTATTTTTTTAACCCTACTATACCCACTTTCCCTAGTAGAATTCATTTAAACATGAAAATTGAAAAAACGTAATGAGACTGTAATATTTCTCTTTTTTCAATACAACTCCTTTTTTAGTGTGAGTCGTTCTATTAAAACACAAGTTTGATAAAAAGTGAATATTTAATCTACAAAGTGTATAAATATTAATTCTCCTGCAATTAGATGAATTTTGTTTCTGACAGCCCCAGAGAGGGCATAACGGTAAGTAGAATGAACAATCGTGAGGTGAGGACATGGCATTGCTGCACAAAGAGAAGAAAAAAGAGAAGTTGGATAAAGCAAAAATGGAAAGAGCGATAATCAGAGTTTTGAACGAAGGGAAAAAAGAAACGTTTTGCGAGATGGTAAATGAGCTGGAGAAACACGAGCTGGCCGACCAGTATAAAGAGCTTCCAAGAAAACGAAAGTCTTTATTTTTAGCATGGTTATCGATCGATGAGCTGACTGAATTACTGAGATACCTAAACAAAGACGAACAACTTTCCGTGCTGGAAAAAATCGGTCCGGACCGCTCCACTGAAATCTTACATAAAATGCAAAATAACGATTTGGCTTTTTTACTGACGGGGCTTTCCAAAAGTAAACTGGATGACTTAATTGCAAAGATGCGCCGGGAAGAAATGCAGTCTATTTTGCATATCATGGATTATCCGCCAAAAACAGCTGGCCGCGTCATGACGGATCGTTACATTCCCGTCTCTCCTGAACTCTCTGTCATCGAAGCGGAGCAAAAGCTGAAAACTTTTGAAAACCTGGCTCACTATATCAATTACTTATATGTCATTGATGAAGGCCGGCGGCTAATCGGAGTCGTTACGTTCAGAGATTTACTGCTGGCGGATGATGATCAGCAAATTACTGACATTATGAGGACAGAACCGGTTCACGTCGATGCGCTCACCAAGCAAGAAGACGTTGCTAAACTAATTGGACGGTACGATTTTGAAGCGATTCCAGTGACAACAGATGATCGTGTTCTGGTTGGAACCATCTCTGGTGATCAAGTGCTCGATATTATCGTTCGGGAGGCAGATGAAGATATTGAAATGCTGCTGGCTTCAGGAAAATCCATAGATTTCAGAACAAAACCCTTTGTCGCAGCACGCAGAAGGCTGCCCTGGCTCATTTTACTATTGTTCATAGGTCTTGTTTCAGGCAGCATTATTTCAAAGTTTGAAGAGACATTGAATGCAGTTGTTGCTCTTGCATTTTTCATGCCAATGATTGCAGGAATGACCGGGAATACAGGGACTCAGTCATTAGCGGTTGTTGTACGCGGACTGGCCGCTGAAGAAATGACTTGGAAGAAAGCACTTAAATTAGTAATGCGCGAAGTTTTTGTAGGACTGGTTATTGGGGTGACTTGCGGCTTGTTAATCGCAATCATCGCATTCTTTTGGCAAGGAAGCATGGTACTTGGATTTGTAGTAGGTGTTTCTCTGCTGGCAACACTCATTATCGGAACCATTGCGGGTACAATAATTCCTTTGGTTCTCAATAAATTCAATGTCGATCCGGCCGTTGCTTCCGGACCGCTAATTACTACTCTGAACGATATATTGTCGCTGCTCATTTACTTCGGCATCGCGACGATGTTCCTGTCACAACTGAGTTAACGTCAAAACCCCGATTCCTCAATAATTATTGGGAATCGGGGTTTTCTTCGTGAAACTTTTTAATAGGAGAGTCCTACACGTGCTTGAAGATGATTGCATGCAAACAGCTCATGTTCTGCAAAGTGTGCAGTATCTCCTGTAGAGATTTGTTTACCATCAACCGGAAGCCAATTTTCTTCCGTCCGATAGATGCCCGTTATTTCTCCGTCCGGCAAATACGTTGGGCAAACGATCGTCCAGTCCAAGTTCGAAGCGGAAAGTGCACGGAAAGCAGCATGATGCTCTTCGGCTGCTGTCGTTAATTTACGATTCGAGTCGCCCGCTTCATAACGAAGATGCTCAGGCTCATTCCGACTTTGCAAAATACCTGCTGTACCTATCGTCAGGATTCTTTTAATACATTCATCTTTCATAGCCTCGATCATATGGGGAATTGCTTCACTTAATGTTGTTGTCTTATCTGTACCAAGTGCGCTCACCACTGCCTCACTCCCGAGTATGGTCGCAGCAATAGCCGCTCCCTCCTTCGCGTCACCTTGAATGACGGTCAGGTTTGGGTGTACTGGCAACTTTTCAGGGTTGCGGGCTAGTGCCGTTACTCGATGGCCCCCCTCCAGCAATTGCTGCAGCAAAATTGAACCTACACGGCCTGTACCGCCGAATAGTGAGATTCTCATGATTGCATCACTTCTTCCTTCGATTCTCTCATAGTTCCGGTTTCCGACAAACGGATGTGCCAGCTCAATGCTTTTTCTAAAATGTGAGGGGTATGGCCGCCGCGAAGCGCTGCTTCATTGTAATAGGCACATAATTCCTCACGATAAGAAGGATGTGCGCAACGGTCGATAATGAGTTCAACACGCTCTTTTGGAGCAAGTCCTCTTAAATCCGCATAGCCTTGTTCCGTTACTAATATATCCACATCATGCTCTGTGTGATCGACATGTGAAACGAACGGTACGCAGCTTGAGATCGCCCCTTTTTTCGCAAGGGACTTCGTAACAAATATCGCCAAGCG
Proteins encoded in this region:
- a CDS encoding transporter substrate-binding domain-containing protein, translated to MGKLKMMLLMLAASVLLLAACGKDDEKSSGSAGETGDSGYDLVKKGKFTYAASGVYKPFSFEEDGELTGFDIEIGKALAEKMDLEPNPVTNPFETILQGLVGKKFDAIIGSMAYTKERAKQADFTEPYYYSGGMIFVAKDNDEVKGPDDLKGKKIGVVAQSTYEAPAKELSDNIQYYSSDVVALKDLTVKGRLDAVITADIVGFEAIDNGFEVKEVGKPMWVEQPSIAVNKDNPELTKALDKALQELIDDGTYKEISEKWFGRDLLDIDLEGVELLE
- the mgtE gene encoding magnesium transporter — encoded protein: MALLHKEKKKEKLDKAKMERAIIRVLNEGKKETFCEMVNELEKHELADQYKELPRKRKSLFLAWLSIDELTELLRYLNKDEQLSVLEKIGPDRSTEILHKMQNNDLAFLLTGLSKSKLDDLIAKMRREEMQSILHIMDYPPKTAGRVMTDRYIPVSPELSVIEAEQKLKTFENLAHYINYLYVIDEGRRLIGVVTFRDLLLADDDQQITDIMRTEPVHVDALTKQEDVAKLIGRYDFEAIPVTTDDRVLVGTISGDQVLDIIVREADEDIEMLLASGKSIDFRTKPFVAARRRLPWLILLLFIGLVSGSIISKFEETLNAVVALAFFMPMIAGMTGNTGTQSLAVVVRGLAAEEMTWKKALKLVMREVFVGLVIGVTCGLLIAIIAFFWQGSMVLGFVVGVSLLATLIIGTIAGTIIPLVLNKFNVDPAVASGPLITTLNDILSLLIYFGIATMFLSQLS
- a CDS encoding NAD(P)-dependent oxidoreductase, with amino-acid sequence MRISLFGGTGRVGSILLQQLLEGGHRVTALARNPEKLPVHPNLTVIQGDAKEGAAIAATILGSEAVVSALGTDKTTTLSEAIPHMIEAMKDECIKRILTIGTAGILQSRNEPEHLRYEAGDSNRKLTTAAEEHHAAFRALSASNLDWTIVCPTYLPDGEITGIYRTEENWLPVDGKQISTGDTAHFAEHELFACNHLQARVGLSY